A region from the Plasmodium chabaudi chabaudi strain AS genome assembly, chromosome: 2 genome encodes:
- a CDS encoding selenocysteine-specific elongation factor, putative: MINVNIGVLGHVDSGKTSLCRCLSEVLSTCALDKHRQSQEKGITIDLGFSSFYIKKKKSQITTSQNQHEETQNNKIIPKHESTANDNENQNDVKREDINNDCEEGNIQNKNISNENPEDELIQICLVDCPGHHSLIKCIVMGAKIMDMIFLVIDINKGIQKQTIECLVLCQFVKSDIIIILNKIDLIPLHERDKKINSMKKKIKDAINKTSLKKLSYYIVSLSANSKNTGGDEMGEKTHSMCGDSPNEFNPRSTILKKEKPASENINELIELLKNVIKIPVRENNPSFEDFYFLYDHSFEIKGKGMVYTGTVIKGKITINSDISILPLNIKGKIKDIQSFKKKKKEGSSGNRLSFLISHDNIKNLKKVERGIIVHEKSSICNFTVFICKIKLIEFYKKSIKNKELLTCIIGFASSHSYGFFFKKLKTEKKKEHENNLQHNGKTNPSCLSNNNGFDRNGDYLIIDEVEYFNNINDETISENDLFEDENDEEIYFLVVLNKKIYGFNGEKCIFLKNDENINCRICLHGNIVDIIKDSGINSKMNNSTFVMNKKPCLNEHEDYKNFKIMKEKEKIGLIEKVIDNTTLLCKNVFTSSNQVTAYLTQKIYLIPIEHQKNKNVCKTATIGYIAKSFAKNGKFIAHFDDDISHIKDNIKSYIIMIKYYKDIFTKRKIFM, translated from the coding sequence ATGATTAATGTTAATATAGGGGTATTAGGACATGTAGATTCTGGGAAAACAAGTTTATGTAGGTGTTTAAGTGAAGTTTTGAGTACCTGTGCTTTGGATAAGCATAGGCAAAGTCAAGAAAAGGGAATAACCATTGATCTTGggttttcatcattttatataaaaaaaaaaaaaagccaAATTACAACTAGCCAAAATCAACATGAAGAAACtcaaaacaataaaataatacccAAACACGAGTCAACCGcaaatgataatgaaaatcAAAATGACGTAAAAAGAGAGgatattaataatgattGTGAAGAGggaaatattcaaaataaaaatatatcaaacgAAAATCCTGAAGATGAATTGATACAAATATGCTTAGTAGATTGCCCTGGGCATCATTCCTTAATCAAATGTATAGTAATGGGAGCAAAAATTATGgatatgatttttttagtcatagatataaataaagggATACAAAAACAAACAATAGAATGCCTAGTTTTATGTCAATTTGTAAAAAgtgatattattattattctaaataaaattgatttAATACCTTTACATGAAAgggataaaaaaataaattccatgaaaaaaaaaattaaagacgcgataaataaaacatctCTAAAAAAGTTGTCATATTACATAGTTAGCTTGTCTGCTAACAGTAAAAATACAGGTGGTGACGAAATGGGAGAAAAAACACATTCCATGTGTGGAGACAGTCCAAACGAATTTAATCCTCGTTCtaccattttaaaaaaagaaaaacccGCAAGTGAAAACATAAATGAACTTATAGaactattaaaaaatgttataaaaatccCAGTAAGAGAAAACAACCCAAGTTTTGaagatttttattttttatatgaccATTCATTTGAAATAAAGGGAAAAGGTATGGTATATACAGGAACTGTTATAAAAGgtaaaataacaataaattcagatatttcaatattgcctttaaatataaaaggaaaaattaaagatatacaaagttttaaaaaaaaaaaaaaagaaggcTCATCAGGTAATagattatcatttttaatatcacatgacaatattaaaaatttgaaaaaagtaGAAAGAGGTATAATTGTTCATGAAAAATCGAGTATATGTAATTTTActgtatttatttgtaaaataaaattaatagaattttataaaaaaagtataaaaaataaagaattgTTAACATGCATAATTGGTTTTGCTTCATCCCATTCTTAtggtttcttttttaaaaagttaaaaacagaaaaaaaaaaggaacacgaaaataatttacagCATAATGGGAAAACAAATCCCAGTTGTCTTTCAAACAATAATGGATTTGATAGAAATGGTGATTACTTAATTATTGATGAGGTGgaatattttaacaatataaatgatgaaaCAATTTCAgaaaatgatttatttgaaGATGAAAACGATgaggaaatatattttttagttgtcttgaataaaaaaatatatggattTAATGgtgaaaaatgtatatttttaaaaaatgatgagaATATAAATTGCAGAATATGCTTACATGGTAATATAGTAGACATAATTAAAGATAGTGGAATAAATtccaaaatgaataattcCACATTTGTTATGAACAAAAAGCCATGTTTAAATGAACATGaagattataaaaattttaaaataatgaaagaaaaagaaaaaattggaTTAATTGAAAAAGTAATTGACAACACTACtttattatgtaaaaatgtttttaccTCTTCAAATCAAGTCACAGCTTATTTGACCcaaaaaatttatcttATACCCATAGaacatcaaaaaaataaaaatgtgtgcAAAACAGCAACCATTGGCTATATAGCCAAATCTTTtgcaaaaaatggaaaattcATTGCTCATTTTGATGATGATATTTCGCATATTAAGGACAATATAAAATCGTACATAATCATGattaaatattacaaagacatttttacaaaaagaaaaatttttatgtaa